The nucleotide window CTGGGTCAATGTAGCCATGGGCGAAGCATTTAAGGGGCGgtagggggcggccgacccccaaacttttcgttcagtagtggagagtatgtagtttttgtatagaaatttcTGGGTATATACGTTTCCAACCCCCTGGTTTTATAGAAGTTTTTAGGTCCGGTAACTTCCGCCCCcgggtcggaaatctcaagcttcgccactggatGTAGTCGTTTGGGGGTAGCCGTTGGgttattttatataattgtcaactctaaaaaaacaaaaaaaaaaaaaaaaaccacatgGCAACCCACGCCGCTACTACACCCTACTtttttgggtatggactggtgGAGCCCACATCTACCACGTGTTGAGCAATGCCCCTAACCCAAGCCCCTTCACACCCATAGTCTTATCAAGCACAAGATTtttttgaaacaaaaaaaaaaacgtagTAACATACCAAGTTACAGTATGGTTGCTCTATTACTCTAAAACAgaattcacaaaaaaaaaaataataataataataataatagagataaaaaaatatataaaaaacttaTTGTGACAGAATCAAGTTTAGCAAATTACATGCCAATTCCATTGATTATTATAATCATCATGAATTAAAAGAGACAAAACTAGGGCTGGAAGATGACCATTATATTGTTCAACTTAATGTCAGCATGAAACATGTGAAATAAAAAAGATTATCTTAAAATACGAGTCAAATGCCTTATTAATAGATAAAATCTCTTAAATTATTTAtagaaaatttaaaaagattgtttaaaatataaaataatttataaaataaCATTTGGCATATTATTTATAGAAAATAATCAAAAAATGACATAAAAGTATGTTTATGGTCAACTTAACCCAACCCATCGAAAACCCGCAACAAAATGACCCATTCTGACCCATTACTCAACGTGCCCAACCCTCATCGTTCCTCCTCAAGGTACGGGTCATCGTTTTCTCCTGCCATGAGTAAGGAAACAGTCCCAGCCGCACCAACAACCGCACCAGCCAACCAAGTGGTGCTACGGCTCAACCAACTAGCTTGAGCCAATGCTTCCTGTTCGCGCCTGTTTTTTTCCTCTTGCGCAACTAACATATCGAACCACCTCTGAGCCATGTACACCTTTATGGCTCCAATCCCTTCTTCCACTATTTCTTTTGGTGGGATCACCAACGGGTTCTGATCAACATTGAGTTTGGTCAACTTGTCAAGTCTACCAAAAGTCATTGGAAGTTCTTGGATTTGGTTGTTGCTAACATCAAGCTCTTTAAGGTTGGTCAAATCACCAATTGTGTCCGGGAGTTCTCTGAGATCACTGAAGTTACTTCCTAAGTTTAGTACCTTGAGATTCGATAGTTTTCCAATCGTATTTGGTAGTCCACGTAGTTCATTGAAGTGTGCATCTAGGAACTCAAGAGACACCATTTCGCCGATGGATGTAGGGAAGTTGCGCACCTTGTTTAATGCTATCGAGAGTTTCTTTAACTTCACTAACTCATGACCAATTTTCGTGGGCAGATATGTTAACTTGTTGAAACTGGCATCAAGTTCTACCAATGACCTAATAATATAACAAGATTTTTGTTACTACTTCATAACAGAAAACAAGCTAACGTACACGAAAAAAACTTTAGATGTGTGTTATtgttgttatgaaaaaaaaaaaaaaaatgaaatagaTGTACCTGCAATGGGCAATGGTGTCAGGCAAGGAATCAAGCTTGTTGCTAGAAACATCAAGAATCTTCAACTTGAGCAAACAGCCAATAGAATCTGGTAATGTCTCCAAAATATTGGAGGAAACATTAAGCTCCTCAAGATTCTCAAGTCCAGCAACAGAATCAGGAATCACCTGTTTCAATAGTAAATATACAAACTTAACTACCTACCAATGACTGATATATCTATAAGTATGTATAGACATGATGTTCATTAGTTTTTTACACAAACCAAAGTCAAAATCTAATGTCAGGAATTGTAACACTTACAATTACAAAATGCCAAAAAGGTTCTTTCGGTAACATAATTTCAGAACAATTTGAATGCAACAATGAAGTGCAATCTGAACATGAGCAGCAAACCTTTCATGTATTTGACAAATTCGAACAGTTGAGCAACAAAGTGATGGTATAGATTACAAATCCTTTGTTCTTTTTGTTACTCAAATGATTTTCTTAGTTAGTTTTGTTTATACTTGATTTATAAATTACTGCAATTAGGATAACTAGAAATTTCAAGGAGAAAACAAAGCTCAATCAGGTGGAGAATTAGATCTCTTATTCCTAGTTATTACAACTTTGGTAAACGTCAAAAACTCGACAAGGTGTGTTTTTTCTTGACCTTGTTAAGTGCTAAAATACGATCGAATTAATGTTTTCCAACATTACAAAGACAATAGCATGTTCGCACACACGAAAAAGGACTCACATAGCAAAGTAAGCGGCGAGACGCTCCTTATCGCCATATGAACACATTGAATGATAAACGTTACCAAACAATGGCTGGCCGGATTCTTTTGCTATAAACGTTCTCCTCAAAAGGAAATGCAAGTATTCATTCATTCATTACTAAACTATACTCATTCGCTCTAGAGCAATTCTCATACTAATCCTCACATGGAAACTTAATCTCGAGGCATAATTACCCTCATAACTGAAATCACTAATCTCTACACATCCAAGTGCAAGGGTTGGTTCGTAATTAGTTTAAAGATAGTTAGATGGCGTTTACAAAGTAtgagggctaaaagtgtcaagaCAGAAGATGATAACCGCTCACtaaaggaaaggatgtgtttCCATGGACACACCCATTCGCGATCGGATGCAGGAAAGGAACAAGGGGACGCGACTCTTGGACAAGAAGACATAACCATTCAAGTTCAATCTCATCCACATATTCAAGAGACACACCCGTTCACGAAGAGACGCGTCTATTGGATCACACCTTttagattagtataaataggcCTTAGATTTCATTTGTAAAAACTTATTCCAATGTATTGTATTCAAATTCTCAGTTTATATATTCAAGTTATTCGATtgtctagagatcaaagatccaTCCTGggcaacaattggtatcagagcgccAGGCTCTAGGCATGGGAATCGCAAGGTATCGAATCGCAGAGTTATTCGCGATCAGGTTTCATCATTCTATTTTTTCAATTAACAAGTTTTTAGTTTTATGGGTTCAAGGTTATCGAACCAGGGTTAGGAATCTAGGGTGTTGATTCCGGGGTTATAGTGCGAATTAGATAGCCTGGAATTCGGTTATTGCGCGTCGTGGTTATACGCGGGTTAAAGATTTGTAAGTTTATTGAATTCAAGAGAATTGAATTTTACCGGTACAATTGGTTCGTATTGGTGGTCAGGAAATTTTAAGAATCAAGAAAGTAAGGGTTGTGAGAATTAGAAGTTAACAATCACATTAGGGATCGTGAGTGTATCAAATCGAGTATAGGAGCGCAAAACAAGAGTTGTTGTGTTTTTCGTTTGGAGTGTTATCATCGAATGAAGACCAGCAAATCGCAAGGGAATTATGATTATGATATGTTAAGAAAAGCATTCGAGTGATTCGACGAAAAGCGGTGATCGTTATTTAGAAAGAAACCTGTGATTTTGTTCGTGATGAACCGAATGAATGTTGAGTGAAGCGATAGAAGGCTCATGAAGAAACAAAGTACTATGCAAAGAAACACGATGGTGCAACGAATGCAGAAAAGGGAAAAGTGATGTAGTGAATACAGGAAACAAGAAGAAAAATTGTTACAGTGAGTGTAAAAAAATGCAGTGAATTTAGAGAAAAAATGAAGCAGTGAGTGCTGGAAAATACATACAGTAAATGCAGAATTTGATGTAGTGAGTGCGAAAGCATGTGTTGTGAAATCAGGAAATTAATACAGTGGGTGCAGGGAAAATTATGGACCCGTGAGAAAAATAAGGTAGTCGATTTATGAGGAGTCGAAGAAACGATCAAAGCGGAAAAACCGTGTGATGCGGGGAGAAAGATACCATGTGAAAGGTAAAATAAATAATCCGGTGAGTGGACCAGATTAGGGGGTAAAAGTGAAGAATCCGTGAGGGAAGCGATCAATGATAAAAGAACTCGTTGTGTGAGACAACCGCGATGACGAGATTAAATCTGTAATAGACCAAGAAGAAGGCACACGTGTGAAGGAAACAAGTAATCCCGTGACTGGGTGAGAAGAAGGAATTGTTGTGTGATACAACCACAAGAAGAATCTAAGTGGGTCAGATTGTCTAAAATCTATGCGAGATGGATTCAAGTCATGTGATATGATGGTGGGCAAGTTAATCGGTGGAGTTCGTGTTGAGACAACTACATAAGAAAAGGTTCGTGTGATATAAATCAAGTGCGGTCAAGACAAGTGTGAAGCAAAAATGTTCGTGTGAAGCAAGGTTCGAGAGGAACATGGTTAGTGAGGAACAAGGTTCGTGAGGAGCAAGGTTTGTGAATAAGAAGATCCATGTGAAGCGTTGAATACCGAGGTGATTCGTGAAGATAAAACTACTTGGAGTTCAAGATCTATAACAACTCAAGGATGTTCAAGATTAGGGGGGAGGGGGGTGAATGAAATCACTAATCTCTACACATCCAAGTGCAAGGGTTGGTTCGTAATTAGTTTAAAGATAGTTAGATAGCGTTTACAAAGTAtgagggctaaaagtgtcaagaCAGAAGATGATAACCGCTCACTAAAGGAAATGATGTGTTTCCATGGACACACCCATTCGCGATCGGATGCAAGGAAAGGAACAAGGGGACGCGACTCTTAGACAAGAAGACATAACCATTCAAGTTCAATCTCATCCACATATTCAAGAGACACACCCATTCACGAAGAGACGCGTCTATCATATCACACCTTTTAGATTAGTATAAATAGACCTTAGATTTCATTTGTAAAAACTTATTCCATTGTATTGTATTCAAATTCTCAGTTTATATATTCAAGCTATTCGATCgtctagagatcaaagatccaTTGGGGCCAACAATAACAAGACTAACTATTTTCTTTCCTGTAATCGTGTCACATATTTGACATCTGGATCATAAAACACAAGAGATGCTCTAGACCAAACACTGCATCTAGCATTTTTTCGCAAGACACTACAAGATAATTTTGAGGGTATGTACGATGGCTATATATAGATCCATTCATTGACCAATACATATAAATCCGAATAAGTTATAGATAAGGGAAAATAACGAAAATGAACATTGACCAAACCATTTTTACCAAAATAAACATCTGAAGTGGTTAAAGTTAAGGaacacaagagaatccattcaaTTCATAATTTAAACGTCTAAAAAATAGACTCTTAAATAATGGTGGTCCTACCTTCATATCCAATAGGAAATATCCAAGTCTAGATAGACTTTTTATCTGTTCATGCATCTAAACTTTAGACTATACTTTGAAGAGACTCTACATCTGAACCTAGATGCAACCTAGATGCTTCAGTTAAAAAGCTTAGCCTCTTCAAAGTAGAGTCTAAATGGGACCACCATAATTTAAGAGTATATTTTTTAGACGCTTTGAACACGTGTCAAGTTTTGAACTGAATTGATATTTGTGTGTTCCCTAACCTTAGCCGCTTCAGAAGTGtagtttgataaaaagatttGGCCAGTGTTCATTTTCATCATTTTCCCTACAAATAATGTGTGATATCAACTCTCATGTATTTCACCACTTATAATCCCTTAAAAGACACAATAGCATGTAAAAGGTTACACTTTCCCTTCAAGATTTGAAGCTAAATGTAGTTAAGCCTtatatttgtttatgttttgacaAGACCATATAACTCCAACAACAACTATTAATATATATCATTAAGAAATCCCAATGTGACAAATCATAACTAACCTCAAGCTGATTAGAGGATAGGTTAAGGCAAACCAATGTACGAATCTTCCCAAACGCTTCAGGCAAAAACGGCAATCGTCTCTCCGATAAATCGATCCTTTGAGCCCCGTTCGACATCGCATCCGCCAAAATCGCAACCACTTCCTCGTTAACATCATCCATAACCACCGCACCTTCATCAATCTTCTCAACTTTTCTTCCTCCCACCTTAGCCGACTCATAAATCTTCTCAAGCCTCTTCTCAGCATCACACAACAACTTATCATACGATTCATGCATCTGATCCAACGAGATCAATGTCTTATGCATCTGTTTCTCCCACTCAAACGCCTTCTTCCGCTTCTCCTCTTCCGGATCCACCTTATCCGACAACGAGATCTCATCCAGCTGGTTCGATAACATGGCATCGATCTCCGCAAGCCTCGCCTTAGCAATGTCTACCGCCTCATGATCCGGGCGGTCACCGAGTGTCTTGAGCAAC belongs to Helianthus annuus cultivar XRQ/B chromosome 5, HanXRQr2.0-SUNRISE, whole genome shotgun sequence and includes:
- the LOC110941639 gene encoding plant intracellular Ras-group-related LRR protein 9 translates to MDPNPKNFPILSYVMTRLPTMKRPPTQPDFDIEQPPTTPRSPSKPMSNPEPYFELTERMPHLTDPHILASMHAAVADVSQTRSLLKTLGDRPDHEAVDIAKARLAEIDAMLSNQLDEISLSDKVDPEEEKRKKAFEWEKQMHKTLISLDQMHESYDKLLCDAEKRLEKIYESAKVGGRKVEKIDEGAVVMDDVNEEVVAILADAMSNGAQRIDLSERRLPFLPEAFGKIRTLVCLNLSSNQLEVIPDSVAGLENLEELNVSSNILETLPDSIGCLLKLKILDVSSNKLDSLPDTIAHCRSLVELDASFNKLTYLPTKIGHELVKLKKLSIALNKVRNFPTSIGEMVSLEFLDAHFNELRGLPNTIGKLSNLKVLNLGSNFSDLRELPDTIGDLTNLKELDVSNNQIQELPMTFGRLDKLTKLNVDQNPLVIPPKEIVEEGIGAIKVYMAQRWFDMLVAQEEKNRREQEALAQASWLSRSTTWLAGAVVGAAGTVSLLMAGENDDPYLEEER